In the Mycoplasma zalophi genome, one interval contains:
- a CDS encoding uracil-DNA glycosylase, with amino-acid sequence MNYNLQKFLEEESQKEYFIDLEKKLQNETRPIVPEIKNWYKAFELDWSNVKVIILGQDPYYTKGTADGLAFSTNDAKTPSSLKNIFKEIKTNYPDATFETNSLEYWKQQGVLLSNTKLTTILDKALAHEKIGWEIFVTNAIKKILELNENVIFLSFGQKAQKFIENLHLDQHYILQTSHPSGLSCYRGFLGSNIFLKANLILKSINKKTIDWSTKKVNSIN; translated from the coding sequence ATGAATTATAATTTACAAAAATTTTTAGAAGAAGAGTCACAAAAAGAATACTTTATAGATTTAGAAAAAAAATTACAAAATGAAACTCGACCAATTGTACCTGAAATAAAAAATTGATATAAAGCTTTTGAACTAGATTGAAGTAATGTAAAAGTTATTATTTTAGGGCAAGACCCATATTACACAAAAGGTACTGCGGACGGTTTAGCATTTAGTACAAATGATGCAAAAACTCCTTCATCTTTAAAAAACATTTTTAAAGAAATAAAAACAAATTACCCTGATGCTACTTTTGAAACTAACAGTTTAGAATATTGAAAACAACAGGGAGTTTTGTTATCAAATACAAAGCTAACAACTATTTTAGATAAAGCACTTGCACATGAAAAAATAGGTTGAGAAATTTTTGTAACTAACGCAATTAAAAAAATTTTAGAATTAAATGAAAATGTTATTTTTTTAAGTTTTGGTCAAAAAGCACAAAAATTTATTGAAAATTTGCATCTAGATCAACATTATATACTGCAAACATCACATCCCTCAGGATTGAGTTGTTATCGTGGGTTTTTAGGTTCAAATATTTTTTTAAAGGCTAATTTAATTTTAAAATCTATAAATAAAAAAACAATAGATTGAAGTACTAAAAAAGTAAATTCAATTAATTAA
- a CDS encoding aspartate--ammonia ligase → MYKPLLNINETQYAIAKLKSVFSTSISKKLDLVRVSAPLFLTSISGLNDGLNGEKPVIFEAKDLNHTLEIVHSLAKWKRQALANYNFKMHTGLYCDMNAIRREEKLDFLHSIYVDQWDWELIIAREERNKITLQKIAKDIFECLKTTEKKIRSEYSQLSKKLPKNLFIISSSELQNLYPHLSPEDREYEIVKKHKAVFITEIGYPLADKKPHSLRAKDYDDWTLNGDLIVYHAPNDCALEISSMGIRVDDIAMLNQYKTSKQEIESISEYHKNIINSKLPYTVGGGIGQSRIAMFLLEKQHIGEVQVSIWSDEYRQNLQTKGINLL, encoded by the coding sequence ATGTATAAACCTTTATTAAACATTAACGAAACTCAATATGCAATTGCAAAATTAAAAAGCGTTTTTTCAACTTCTATTTCCAAGAAATTAGATTTAGTAAGAGTATCAGCTCCATTATTTTTAACATCAATAAGTGGATTAAATGATGGTTTAAATGGTGAAAAACCAGTTATATTTGAAGCAAAAGATTTAAATCATACACTAGAAATAGTTCATTCACTTGCAAAATGAAAAAGACAAGCATTAGCAAATTACAACTTTAAAATGCACACAGGTTTATATTGTGATATGAATGCAATAAGAAGAGAAGAAAAATTAGATTTCTTGCATAGTATATATGTAGACCAATGAGATTGAGAATTGATTATTGCAAGAGAAGAAAGAAATAAAATAACATTGCAAAAAATAGCAAAAGATATTTTTGAATGTCTAAAAACAACTGAGAAAAAAATTAGATCTGAATACTCTCAATTATCTAAAAAACTTCCTAAAAACTTATTTATTATTTCTTCATCTGAATTACAAAATTTATATCCTCATTTATCACCTGAAGATCGTGAATATGAAATAGTAAAAAAACATAAAGCAGTATTTATAACAGAAATAGGTTATCCTTTAGCTGATAAAAAACCTCATTCATTACGTGCAAAAGATTATGATGATTGAACACTTAATGGAGATTTAATTGTTTATCATGCACCTAATGATTGTGCTTTAGAAATTTCAAGTATGGGAATAAGAGTAGATGATATAGCGATGCTAAATCAATATAAAACAAGCAAACAAGAAATTGAAAGTATCAGTGAATATCATAAAAATATTATTAATTCAAAACTCCCTTACACAGTTGGTGGTGGAATAGGGCAAAGTAGAATTGCGATGTTTTTATTAGAAAAGCAACATATCGGAGAGGTTCAGGTAAGTATTTGATCCGATGAATACAGACAAAACCTACAAACTAAGGGAATTAATTTACTATAA
- a CDS encoding multidrug transporter MATE → MSAVISENKKQQRAIQLFEKTPIKKAIFIVTIPGILTMLTMGLYAFFNQVFILNFVPRTIGLLNGDLVSNSDKLYFYLDSALPQLNREQFDSMFNFYTSTLPNGEYISTISSDVMASISMNAASPFFISANAVIFLVPMGSSVYYTKCITKKVERTGKDLWATTFWSSCVVALFTTLLMFIFIWSNLTGQIVSHSKFNSASLTLLNDEFKNASFATESNLLPSHIFQGYYDASRKMATSWVNTYLYIYGSGSILQALYLLFSYLLRAEGKNSHVMIWAIVANIIGLAFDAVFIIVLKMGILGGALATLIGWVFNLGAYSIYVLIGNKQNTTWLSYKHLLHFKFRWRLLMPISLLGLSAFVRTLGVGLINLMITLLLNNLPFSDGFTNVYNWAKAAPSITLFALALFGISDGAASLLSYNYTQRNTQRIRQIYWGSLLIAAIYALLVYILVASFAKYFAISLFVPENRLKDVMLYMRINMLRMIFYSLAIGGILLFRATNDIKMSILVVSLETFITFWFVMGIAVGVGFALFNNGYPNSQSSLVVSVGFALNGLVTGIISFILSLKWLYKTLPNIDKKTKLTWSLKIENNFFEHAYKLEEEYKKSLITNN, encoded by the coding sequence ATGTCTGCGGTAATTTCAGAAAATAAAAAACAACAGCGTGCAATTCAATTGTTTGAAAAAACACCGATAAAAAAAGCTATTTTTATTGTTACAATACCTGGTATTTTAACGATGCTAACAATGGGTCTTTATGCGTTTTTCAATCAAGTATTTATTTTAAATTTTGTGCCTAGAACAATCGGATTATTAAATGGTGACCTAGTTTCAAATAGTGATAAATTGTATTTTTATTTAGACAGTGCTTTACCACAATTAAATCGTGAACAATTTGATTCTATGTTTAATTTTTATACATCCACACTTCCTAATGGCGAATATATTTCAACCATTTCCAGTGACGTTATGGCTTCAATTTCAATGAATGCTGCTTCACCTTTTTTTATTAGTGCAAATGCTGTTATATTTTTAGTTCCAATGGGTTCAAGCGTTTATTACACAAAATGTATTACAAAAAAAGTAGAAAGAACTGGAAAAGATCTTTGAGCAACTACTTTTTGAAGTTCATGTGTCGTTGCGTTATTTACAACCTTATTAATGTTTATTTTTATTTGAAGTAATTTAACTGGTCAAATTGTAAGTCACTCAAAATTTAATTCAGCAAGTTTAACTTTATTAAACGATGAATTTAAAAATGCTTCATTTGCAACAGAATCTAATTTATTACCCTCACATATTTTCCAAGGATATTATGATGCAAGCCGCAAAATGGCAACTTCATGAGTAAATACTTATTTATATATTTATGGTTCAGGAAGTATTTTACAAGCTTTATATTTATTATTTAGTTATTTATTAAGAGCAGAAGGAAAAAATAGTCATGTTATGATTTGAGCAATTGTTGCAAATATCATCGGACTTGCTTTTGATGCTGTATTTATTATTGTTTTAAAAATGGGTATTTTAGGTGGTGCTTTAGCAACATTAATTGGTTGAGTATTTAACCTTGGTGCATATTCAATTTATGTATTAATTGGTAATAAACAAAATACAACGTGATTAAGTTATAAACATTTATTACACTTTAAATTTAGATGAAGATTATTAATGCCTATTTCCTTACTGGGATTAAGTGCTTTTGTAAGAACTCTTGGGGTGGGATTAATTAATTTAATGATAACTTTACTTTTAAATAATCTTCCTTTTAGCGATGGATTTACTAATGTTTATAACTGAGCAAAAGCAGCTCCAAGTATAACCTTATTTGCTTTAGCTTTATTTGGTATAAGTGATGGTGCTGCTTCCTTACTAAGTTACAACTATACACAAAGAAATACTCAAAGAATAAGACAAATATACTGAGGATCTTTATTAATTGCTGCAATTTATGCTTTATTAGTTTATATATTAGTTGCTTCTTTTGCTAAGTATTTTGCAATTTCTTTATTTGTTCCTGAAAACAGATTAAAAGACGTTATGCTATATATGCGAATTAATATGCTAAGAATGATTTTTTATAGTTTAGCTATTGGGGGAATATTATTATTTAGAGCAACTAATGATATTAAAATGTCAATATTAGTTGTTTCTCTTGAAACATTTATAACATTTTGATTTGTGATGGGAATTGCAGTAGGAGTTGGATTTGCATTATTTAATAACGGTTATCCAAATAGTCAATCTAGTTTAGTTGTTAGCGTGGGATTTGCATTGAATGGACTTGTAACAGGAATTATAAGTTTTATATTAAGTTTAAAATGACTATACAAAACACTGCCAAATATTGATAAAAAAACAAAATTAACTTGAAGTTTAAAAATTGAAAATAATTTTTTTGAACATGCTTATAAATTAGAAGAAGAATATAAAAAATCTCTAATTACAAATAATTAA
- a CDS encoding ZIP family metal transporter has protein sequence MFFKEIDFNNNLELTILINLLIYSFILLAAPVVVSLVLSAIKPKFSKHKMIYLYAFSTGMFLIIGSAGFIKEAVLSLETWLHTSGENGGLILTNGDVTKEQLYMAVIVGISALIGLTLVILWRYISIKKHKGHIHESHEEHGHSDHIISFTDIDNPKAAWIAILMLLIHRIIDGLVLGLSVYQMTSINYTNPNIGLIVTFNIHILVENIIIYYRQTQYGQTKWKAIRYNLYTMLLIIPILFFGAFLGKYLDYQKWVIPSLQIIGGVIIVFTAIFELVPEFIHNRNSSVKVLYTTFAYFATSVILTLVMLSFHTHLQPPTISGESIEIQGILPWS, from the coding sequence ATGTTTTTTAAGGAAATTGATTTTAATAATAATCTTGAATTAACGATTTTAATAAACTTATTAATTTATTCATTTATATTACTTGCGGCTCCTGTTGTTGTGTCACTAGTACTAAGTGCAATTAAACCAAAATTTTCTAAACACAAAATGATTTATCTTTATGCATTTAGCACTGGAATGTTTTTAATAATTGGTTCAGCAGGTTTTATTAAAGAAGCTGTTTTAAGTCTGGAAACCTGACTTCATACAAGTGGTGAAAATGGTGGATTAATATTAACGAATGGTGATGTTACTAAAGAACAATTATATATGGCGGTTATTGTTGGGATAAGCGCTTTAATTGGTTTAACTTTAGTTATTCTTTGAAGATACATTTCTATTAAAAAACATAAAGGACATATTCATGAATCTCATGAAGAACACGGACATTCAGATCATATTATTTCTTTTACAGATATAGATAATCCTAAAGCTGCTTGAATAGCTATTTTAATGCTATTAATTCATAGAATAATAGATGGACTTGTTTTAGGTTTAAGCGTTTATCAAATGACGAGTATAAATTATACAAACCCTAATATCGGTTTAATAGTTACATTTAACATCCATATTTTAGTTGAAAATATTATTATTTATTATCGCCAAACTCAGTACGGTCAAACTAAATGAAAAGCAATAAGATATAATTTATATACAATGTTATTAATAATTCCAATTTTGTTTTTTGGAGCATTTTTAGGTAAGTATTTAGATTATCAAAAATGAGTTATACCATCACTTCAAATTATCGGTGGAGTAATTATAGTTTTTACTGCTATTTTTGAATTAGTGCCTGAATTTATTCACAATAGAAACTCTTCTGTCAAAGTCCTTTATACTACCTTTGCTTATTTTGCGACAAGTGTTATCTTAACACTTGTAATGCTTTCATTCCATACACATTTACAACCACCAACAATTTCAGGTGAGTCTATAGAAATTCAAGGGATATTACCATGAAGTTAA
- a CDS encoding OppA family ABC transporter substrate-binding lipoprotein, producing the protein MKLKKIFLSSILLSAPIVGLFAVSCKINNFLETNDQYIETYNFPNDSSNFSIYNKNNISKKINNLISTKLFRIVSQDKPVIDFVNNKILKPSKMFLKFEQASRIQITWNSDENDAMQEEISVFDKDTIKDVSFDKLPSGDPVNPDTFIEEDNPTTGYDNLYKFIESDDPRSINSKTFKKALKNAKKIEIFVLDNKNPWLDSQGNKTNENVKIQDFKLGFLRSIMLSKTSRQKILKNPSLISQDIQVTQNLNHFNQDDILEYLKSNNININSFLDPKFVKSDTPLTFELETDGSFLTSDWSDVFRNLFLLDNVTDAIPSFKFSLDFYSSDLKNYDFLYEYGKTYQDLFYSSYYFVTNNTLDNIKLYKNKHYINNTNWQNQYRLNEINFKFNVLPINSQTFNIQAFNAFNQNLNSSLNFNNLDELQKQDIMNNFENYNLNYFKNYEMYNNQIPLIINLFPHSDTLFFNNAFSELYFGLNKNELKNDYLIKQTVTKDTVVFRSLINNVINPYVLSSLKNADVYLSQAPSGIFISANDNENTNYKNLIDAAQQLSKQIIFNNNLQKINKTTSFENKQKAKQLDNITNYNKALESVDFYQIKQILKPILDNYFNLNKDQDNVNWTIPLDNRQGLYSVSKLTNFIKNTFKNLDTRLEVEIKLIENDDQYNLYFKNQNSIYNENNFQISTTDTNGFLYKYLTQNNYKNLLQLIYIWDVVKNTKAYPEINQFIRNLQTEFGFSNYSYTNKMFDEFKYSDFENFEQFIQKFNTNSFSWNIEKFNSMLLSFITNYSKRNITFTIVNLINEIANALSYTIGVGNYVSLNNYSKNLLQKYIIKPASYYNLEYLQDILILIERTESDKK; encoded by the coding sequence ATGAAGTTAAAAAAAATATTTTTAAGTAGCATATTATTATCAGCTCCTATTGTGGGGCTTTTTGCAGTTAGTTGTAAAATTAATAATTTTTTAGAAACTAATGATCAATATATTGAAACATATAATTTTCCTAATGACAGCAGCAATTTTTCAATTTATAACAAAAATAATATTTCTAAAAAAATTAATAATTTAATTTCTACTAAACTATTTAGAATAGTATCACAAGACAAACCTGTAATTGATTTTGTAAATAACAAAATTTTAAAGCCTTCAAAAATGTTTTTAAAATTTGAGCAAGCTTCAAGAATACAAATAACTTGAAATAGTGATGAAAATGATGCTATGCAAGAAGAAATTTCAGTTTTTGATAAAGATACAATTAAAGACGTATCGTTTGATAAATTACCAAGCGGAGATCCTGTTAACCCTGATACTTTTATTGAAGAAGATAATCCAACTACTGGATATGATAATTTATATAAATTTATTGAAAGTGATGACCCTCGTTCAATTAATAGTAAAACATTTAAAAAAGCTTTAAAAAATGCAAAAAAAATTGAAATATTTGTTTTAGATAATAAAAATCCTTGATTAGATTCACAAGGTAATAAAACAAATGAAAATGTTAAAATTCAGGATTTTAAACTAGGATTTTTAAGATCAATTATGTTATCTAAAACAAGTAGGCAAAAAATATTAAAAAATCCTAGTTTAATTTCACAAGATATACAAGTTACCCAAAATCTAAATCATTTCAATCAAGATGATATTTTAGAATACTTAAAATCTAATAATATTAATATAAATTCATTTTTAGATCCAAAATTTGTAAAAAGTGACACACCACTTACTTTTGAATTAGAAACAGATGGAAGCTTTTTAACTTCAGATTGGTCAGATGTTTTTAGAAATTTATTTTTATTAGATAATGTAACGGATGCTATTCCAAGTTTTAAATTTAGCTTAGATTTTTATTCAAGTGATTTAAAAAACTATGATTTTTTATATGAATATGGCAAGACATATCAAGATTTATTTTATTCTAGTTATTATTTTGTAACAAATAATACATTAGATAATATAAAACTATATAAAAATAAACATTATATTAATAATACAAACTGACAAAATCAATACCGGTTAAATGAAATTAATTTCAAATTTAATGTTTTACCAATTAATTCACAAACTTTTAATATTCAGGCATTTAACGCTTTTAATCAAAATTTAAATAGTAGTCTTAATTTTAATAATTTAGATGAGTTACAAAAACAAGATATTATGAATAATTTTGAAAATTACAATCTTAATTATTTTAAAAACTATGAAATGTATAATAATCAAATTCCTTTAATTATCAATTTATTTCCTCATTCTGATACATTGTTTTTTAATAATGCATTTAGTGAGTTATATTTCGGATTAAATAAAAATGAATTAAAAAATGATTATCTGATTAAACAAACAGTTACAAAAGACACTGTTGTTTTTAGAAGTTTAATTAATAATGTAATAAATCCTTATGTTTTAAGCAGTTTAAAAAATGCCGATGTTTATCTTTCACAAGCACCAAGTGGAATTTTTATATCTGCTAATGATAATGAAAATACTAATTATAAAAATTTAATTGATGCAGCGCAACAATTATCAAAACAAATAATTTTTAATAACAATTTACAAAAAATCAATAAAACAACAAGTTTTGAAAATAAACAAAAAGCTAAACAATTAGATAACATAACAAATTACAATAAAGCTTTAGAATCTGTTGATTTTTACCAAATTAAACAAATTTTAAAACCAATTTTAGATAATTATTTTAATCTTAATAAAGACCAAGATAATGTAAATTGAACAATTCCATTGGATAACAGACAAGGTCTTTATTCAGTTTCAAAGCTAACCAATTTTATTAAAAATACCTTTAAAAATTTAGACACAAGGCTTGAAGTAGAAATAAAATTAATTGAAAATGATGATCAATATAATTTATATTTTAAAAATCAAAATAGTATTTATAATGAAAATAATTTCCAAATTTCTACAACAGATACAAACGGTTTTTTATATAAATATTTAACTCAAAACAATTACAAAAATTTATTGCAATTAATATATATTTGAGATGTTGTAAAAAATACAAAAGCATATCCAGAAATTAATCAATTCATAAGAAACTTACAAACAGAATTTGGATTTAGCAATTATTCTTATACAAATAAAATGTTTGATGAATTTAAGTATTCAGATTTTGAAAATTTTGAACAATTTATTCAAAAATTTAACACAAATAGTTTTAGTTGAAATATAGAAAAATTTAATAGTATGTTATTATCATTTATTACAAATTATTCAAAAAGAAACATAACTTTTACTATTGTTAATTTAATAAATGAGATAGCAAATGCGCTTAGCTACACAATAGGAGTCGGTAATTATGTTTCACTTAATAATTATTCAAAAAATTTACTACAAAAATACATAATTAAGCCAGCTTCATATTACAATTTAGAATATTTACAAGATATATTGATTTTAATTGAAAGGACAGAGAGTGACAAAAAATAA
- a CDS encoding MAG3240 family lipoprotein, with translation MWKKNKLFLGYILPLSSIGVFACMSCNPVNKDAKDIDESIIDKNLLMSFNNKQINILNDFYPFLNKEIKNLNNDNTFYNIIEQTKPKTNDLGIEIGQEKIIDAIKTQDAQKIDINDFFIQFDKNIVKTTKNYLPWITNTLPTVYNIKYSEIGLKPFPDIQTLIYKIIDDMENGTWASVTNLKFFDGYFYNLNTIRLQSWLNNPLQKKILETLLLTYINYFNTDVYRVNIKINQDDFLEDKNDNMISFSLECFDKDNNNLLSEENKNKKFYLFGFKNYLNDPKFGVFENIDDLKLFNEYLVSPILKFKLNNIYSVSDINSFVSDLYSPEFVSADGLNYFLNTHSDLIELEVPEYKKTTDKAYRFVSSEIAEFFGTRQLLKIKIEVIHQDNSKEYFWWISSDFDDHGHKMKPLINKIKNQLIFESFNPELEKFNLQNDTFQLKVNNQDKRDFTGINANEFFESDLFKSILKSIDQSAIKHIKMPYNLSLWNNNIKSNFEAGWLTYDSEAFKYFQTWLNLFVLQYAINTKKDDINTMLNHIRVEIADTPYSAGQVALKFHFIAYENSKEIELLNEKNQNKIILWNGFKGYDQTKKEPFTF, from the coding sequence ATGTGGAAAAAAAATAAGTTATTTTTAGGTTATATTTTACCATTATCTAGCATCGGTGTCTTTGCTTGTATGTCATGTAATCCAGTAAATAAAGATGCTAAAGATATAGATGAGTCAATAATAGATAAAAATTTATTAATGTCATTTAATAACAAACAAATCAATATTTTAAATGATTTTTATCCTTTTTTAAATAAAGAAATAAAAAATTTAAATAATGATAATACTTTTTACAATATTATTGAACAAACAAAACCTAAAACAAATGATTTAGGAATTGAAATAGGACAAGAAAAAATTATTGATGCGATAAAAACTCAAGATGCACAAAAAATAGACATAAATGATTTTTTTATACAATTTGATAAAAATATAGTTAAAACCACAAAAAACTACTTACCATGAATCACAAATACTTTGCCAACTGTTTATAATATAAAATACTCTGAAATAGGTTTAAAACCATTTCCAGATATTCAAACATTAATTTATAAAATAATAGATGACATGGAAAATGGAACATGAGCAAGTGTAACTAATTTAAAATTTTTTGACGGTTATTTTTATAACCTAAATACAATTAGATTACAATCATGATTAAATAATCCCTTGCAAAAAAAAATTTTAGAAACCCTTTTACTAACATATATAAATTATTTTAATACTGACGTTTATAGAGTAAATATTAAAATTAATCAAGATGATTTTTTAGAAGATAAAAATGATAATATGATTAGTTTTTCTTTAGAATGTTTTGATAAAGATAACAATAATTTATTATCAGAAGAAAACAAAAATAAAAAATTTTATTTATTTGGCTTTAAAAATTATTTAAATGATCCTAAGTTTGGAGTATTTGAAAATATTGATGATCTAAAACTCTTTAATGAATATTTAGTTAGTCCAATTTTAAAATTTAAGCTTAATAACATTTATTCAGTTAGTGATATAAATAGTTTTGTAAGTGATTTATATAGCCCAGAGTTTGTAAGTGCTGACGGTTTAAATTATTTTTTAAACACACATAGTGATTTAATTGAATTAGAGGTTCCAGAATACAAAAAGACCACTGACAAAGCATATCGATTTGTTTCAAGTGAAATTGCTGAATTTTTTGGAACACGGCAATTGTTAAAAATTAAAATCGAAGTTATTCATCAAGATAATTCAAAAGAATATTTCTGATGAATAAGTAGTGATTTTGATGATCATGGTCACAAAATGAAACCACTAATTAATAAAATAAAAAACCAATTAATATTTGAAAGTTTCAATCCCGAACTAGAAAAATTTAATTTACAAAATGATACATTTCAATTAAAAGTAAACAATCAAGATAAAAGAGATTTTACAGGTATAAATGCAAATGAATTTTTTGAATCAGACTTATTTAAAAGTATTTTAAAATCAATTGATCAATCAGCAATTAAACACATTAAAATGCCTTACAATTTGAGTTTATGAAATAATAATATTAAAAGTAATTTTGAAGCAGGATGATTAACATATGATTCAGAAGCATTTAAATACTTTCAAACATGATTAAATTTATTTGTTTTACAGTATGCAATAAATACAAAGAAAGATGACATTAACACAATGTTAAATCATATAAGAGTGGAAATTGCTGATACACCATATTCAGCGGGTCAAGTTGCTTTAAAATTTCACTTTATTGCTTATGAAAATTCAAAAGAAATAGAATTACTCAATGAAAAAAATCAAAATAAAATAATTTTATGAAATGGTTTTAAGGGTTATGATCAAACAAAGAAAGAACCATTTACATTTTAA
- a CDS encoding methionyl-tRNA formyltransferase produces the protein MKLLLAGTIKFSAKIFEHLIKNYEIVGIISQPNRKLNRKKELLDTEVAELAKKYNIKLFQPEKISEIYDELSDLDFDFLITAAFGQFIPTKVLNLAKIASINIHGSLLEKYRGAAPIQHAFLNNEKEMGITLIYMTKEMDAGDMIAKAKFEVQEEDTALEAYEKMADLAIENIDSWLEGLYTKTILATKQDISKVTYAPKISNEEGEITQDMTKKQALAKIKALNNQPGAFLFLNQKRIKVFRATEKKIQSPLKVMFSDGYLYFYEYQYEGKKIVKHEL, from the coding sequence ATGAAATTACTATTAGCAGGAACAATAAAATTTAGTGCAAAAATTTTCGAACATTTAATTAAAAATTATGAAATCGTCGGAATTATTTCACAACCAAATAGAAAACTAAATAGAAAAAAAGAACTACTAGACACCGAAGTAGCTGAACTTGCAAAAAAATATAACATTAAATTGTTTCAACCAGAAAAAATATCAGAAATTTATGATGAATTATCAGATTTAGACTTTGATTTTTTAATCACAGCAGCTTTTGGACAATTTATTCCAACCAAGGTTTTAAATTTAGCTAAAATAGCTTCTATTAATATTCACGGTTCATTACTTGAAAAATATAGAGGAGCAGCACCGATTCAGCATGCATTTTTAAACAATGAAAAAGAAATGGGAATTACTTTAATTTATATGACTAAAGAAATGGATGCAGGAGATATGATCGCAAAAGCTAAATTTGAAGTCCAAGAAGAAGATACAGCACTAGAAGCATATGAAAAAATGGCAGATTTAGCAATTGAAAATATTGATTCATGATTAGAAGGGTTATATACAAAAACAATTTTAGCTACTAAGCAGGATATTTCAAAAGTAACATATGCACCAAAAATTTCAAATGAAGAAGGTGAAATTACTCAAGATATGACCAAAAAACAGGCTCTTGCAAAAATTAAAGCATTAAACAATCAACCTGGAGCATTTTTATTTTTAAATCAAAAAAGAATAAAAGTGTTTAGAGCAACAGAAAAGAAAATCCAAAGCCCCTTAAAAGTTATGTTTAGTGATGGTTATTTATATTTTTATGAATATCAATATGAAGGTAAAAAAATTGTAAAACATGAATTATAA
- a CDS encoding variable surface lipoprotein: MKKHKFFILLLPLSMTIPFIAISCTQNNPNLQESKKSDKTNKNQLKQKNNKQIIIPQQPKTNNTINSTDKNNKSPQNTQNQTKNTKMGKSKTPNSNSNLKQTPKLDQNQNLNNNLNQPQQPKQDSNSNNQNNGHIDKMASDKQLDKPKKQENSTQQTGPENSLSNKSENKLPKPNIENDKNTQESPSTQKESTESSNPDNVQKQPQEPKTKENTTQKDKKQISDEKNKTQNLNQQKGESINQNVNGFQNGEFKVDYIYANAKNLVFTIKGVNSNENYKNYEFYLSVAKPGTGFWPIKAIVNAKEDYASITITKLDSILKHKDSEDLIITLSYKPQNGQSQKIEWPGHRLIVKGQRIVVEKTN; encoded by the coding sequence ATGAAAAAACATAAGTTTTTTATTTTGTTATTGCCTTTGTCAATGACTATACCGTTTATAGCGATTTCTTGTACTCAAAATAATCCAAATTTACAAGAATCAAAAAAAAGCGATAAGACAAATAAAAATCAATTAAAACAAAAAAATAACAAACAAATTATTATACCACAACAACCAAAAACAAACAATACAATAAACTCAACAGATAAAAATAATAAAAGCCCACAAAATACTCAAAATCAAACAAAAAATACTAAAATGGGCAAATCTAAAACACCAAATTCAAATAGTAATTTAAAACAAACCCCAAAACTAGATCAAAATCAAAATTTAAATAATAATTTAAATCAACCACAACAACCTAAGCAAGATTCAAATTCAAATAATCAAAATAATGGGCATATCGATAAAATGGCAAGTGATAAACAATTAGACAAACCTAAAAAACAGGAAAATTCTACACAGCAAACTGGGCCAGAAAATTCTTTATCAAATAAATCCGAAAATAAATTACCCAAACCGAACATTGAAAATGATAAAAATACTCAAGAATCTCCAAGTACACAAAAAGAAAGTACAGAATCTTCAAATCCAGATAATGTTCAAAAACAACCCCAAGAACCAAAAACTAAAGAAAATACAACTCAAAAAGATAAAAAACAAATAAGTGATGAAAAAAATAAAACACAAAATTTAAATCAACAAAAAGGGGAGTCAATAAATCAAAATGTTAATGGCTTTCAAAATGGCGAATTTAAAGTGGACTACATTTATGCAAATGCAAAGAATTTAGTATTTACAATAAAAGGTGTTAATTCAAACGAAAACTATAAAAATTATGAGTTTTATTTATCGGTTGCAAAACCAGGTACAGGTTTTTGACCTATTAAAGCCATTGTAAATGCAAAAGAAGATTATGCTAGTATAACAATAACTAAATTAGATTCAATACTAAAACATAAAGATTCAGAAGATTTAATAATTACACTTTCATATAAACCACAAAATGGTCAATCACAAAAAATTGAATGACCAGGACATAGATTAATAGTTAAGGGGCAAAGAATTGTAGTTGAAAAAACAAACTAA